The DNA segment TCAGGAAGGTTACAGTTGTTGATCCCTATAATTGGGTATATTTCGTTAATCATAGGATAAAATTTTAAAATATAGCGCATGTAAACTGTCGCAATTGTATTTTTGTTAAAGCAAAATTAGCCGGTTACAAAATCCTTTAAAAATCTTATCATGTTTTCCTTTTTTAAGAAAAGAGCGCACGTCGACCATATGGAGTGGTTAGGAGTGGATATGCATTCCCATTTATTGCCCGGTATTGATGACGGGGCAACGGATACGCTACAATCTGTTGGTTTTATAAAAAAGTTGCATGAACTCGGCTTCCAAAAGTTGCTCTGTACCCCTCATATTTTTTCTGAACTCTATCCCAATACGCCGGATACGATACAGGCAGCATTAGACAGTACGCGTCTGGCCTTGAAAGCTGCTCAGGTCCAGGTGGAGATAGGGGCAGGAGCGGAGTACATGATCAATGATACGTTTAAGGTTTCAAATGATTTGGTGTCACTCCCAAAGAAACATGTGCTCATCGAAATGTCTTACCTTTCTGAAATGCCGAATATTGAACAGGTGATCTTTAACCTGCAGGTGAAGGGATATGTGGTAATTCTTGCCCATCCCGAGCGGTATAACTTTTATTTCGAGCGGCATCAGCGCTTTCACCGCTTCAAGGAAATGGGCGTATTGTTCCAGCTTAACCTCTTGTCGGTATGTGGATATTATGGAAAAGAGGTGAAGAAACTATCCGAATATCTGCTTCAAAAGAACTACTATGACCTGGCAGGTACTGACTTGCATCACGACAAACATTTGCAGGTATTGACGCAGGAAATACAAACCGGACGCCTTTTTAATAAAATTGGTCATGTTGATTTTAAGAACAAGGAGCTGTTTTTTTAATTAAATACCCATTTCTGGCTAGGTGTACTGAAATTTAAATCAATTAGTTTTGCTTTTACGGAATTCTGCTGGTTAGGCGGTTTTTTTAGAACGAAATTACTATGATTAAATTAATGTTAACAAAAAAATACCTGAATTTTTTAATTATTTTCTCTGTTTTTCTGTTAAGTTCCTGTTCTGTCACTAAAAAAGTTCCTTATTTTCAGGATATTGATGCAGACGGCAGGTCTTTGTTCGCTAAAACAGGTGAATTTAAAGAATTGACCATTCATTCGGATGATATTCTATCAATTTCTATTGTAACTATTGATGCAGCGACATCGATGCCAGTGAATCAGCTGGCAAGTCAGAGTGTAACTGCCGCAATTCAGTCTGCTAATCCGGCAGGACTTTCCTCAGCAAGTGGTTTCCTGGTCGATAAAAACGGGGAGATTGATATTTCTGTCGTAGGAAAGGTTAAAGTGGCTGGATTAACCACCTATGAAGCCAGAGAATTGATAAAAACCAAGGCATCTGTGGTTTACAGAGATCCAAACGTACAGGTTCGCTATGCGAATTTCAAGGTGACCGTGTTAGGGGAGGTTGCCAGACCCGCTTCTTATGTGCTGCCAAACGAAAAAGTAAGTGTTTTAGACGCACTGGGAATGGCGGGCGACCTCACCATTTTTGGAAAAAGAGAAAACATTTTACTCATCAGAGATATCGATGGCAAGAAGGAATTCGCCAGGCTGGATCTGAATTCCTCCCAGGTCTTTAACAGCCCTTTTTATTACCTGAAACAGAATGATGTGATCTATGTGGAGCCTAACAAAGGCAAAGCAGCCTCTTTAAATCAGGCAAGAACACAAACTTTCGCCGTTATTGGAACCGCCCTCTCAGTCTTGATCGTATTGTTCTCAAGGCTTTAACAAATAGTATCATGCTAACATCTATGCAATATTAAATGAAGAACACGATTTCAGAATATAAAACTGCACATGAGGATATCGAAGGACTGGATTTAAAGCAAATCTTGTCAAGAATCCTTGCAAATTGGTATTGGATTGCTTTATCAGTATTGGTCTGCCTGGCATGTGCGAATCTATATGTACGGTACAAAACGCCCAATTATAAAATTTCTGCCAGGGTATTGGTGAATGATGAGAAAAAGGGAGCAGGCTTATCTGGTGGTGGTGATCTTCTGGGTGATTTAGGGGGGCTTTTAGGTACAAAAAGCACCGTTGATAATGAAGCGGAAATCTTAAAAACAAGATATCTGATGGAACAGGTGGTGAAAGATATGAACCTCAACATCACCTATTACAGAAAGGGGACACTGAAAAAAGTAGAACTCTATGAATCTCCTTACCAGGTAAAAGTGGTTGCCGGTGCGGATACGATTAAAGCCACAGACGTGGAAGTCAGCTTTCTGAAAAATAATCAGGTTGCGGTAAGCGCCGATGGCATCGATACACTGGTCGCTTTGGACCGTTCTTTTACGATCCCTTTTGTTGGGGTGGTGCAGATCATTAAAGGAACGGCAGTCCCTGTTTTAGAGGAGAAATATGCTTTTAACATCATGTCTGTGGATTCTAAAGTGATTGCATTGATGGATGCCATTACAGTGGAAGTTAAAAATAAACAGGTGACCATCATCGACTTGAGCCTAACACATGCGATCCCTAAAAAAGGGGAAGACATCCTGAGTAAACTCATCGAAAAATATGTTCAGGCGAATCTGACAGATAAAAATGAGGTGGCCGATAGCACCGTGAAATTTATTCAAAACCGATTGGCTTATATTGGTGGAGAGCTGGGCGGCCTGGAAGGAAATATCCAGAATTTTAAGCAGGAAAATAACCTGGCGGATATGACTGAACAGTCTAAGTTGCTGGTACAGACCACCGGACAATATGTAAATGACCTGGGGAAAATAGAAACCCAGATCAGTATCCTTAAAAGTTTACAGGACTACCTGAAAGACGAGGGCAAGAATAAAAGAGTATTGCCAAGCTCACTCATTCCTGCGGATCTGGTTTTTAACGGGGCAGTAGAGAAATACAATTCCTTAACCCTGGAGCGGGCAAGACGCCTGATCGGGGTAACCGAAGCCAATCCGGGAATCCAGTTGATGGACAAAGAAATTGCCAATGCCAGAGCGGATATTGAATCCAATATTTCCACTACGCTGGATGGCTTTCTCATCACCAGAAACCGGATCAATGGTCAGATGAAAAAAGCCGAAGGACAGGTTCGCAATGTTCCAAAAGTGGAGCGAAACTATTTAAACCTGGCCAGACAACAACAGATTAAACAAGAGCTGTATATCTTTCTGATGCAGAAAAGTGAAGAGACCGCCATTTCTAAGACGTCTAATATTGCTAACTCCAAAACCATAGACCCCCCCAAGTCTGAAGTTAAGCCTTTTAGTCCGAAAAGAATGGTGGTCTATTTATTTGGTATGGTAGCCGGACTGGTGATTCCATTGGCATTGATGTATGTGAAAGACTTATTGAATGATAAGATTCAGACCAAAGAAGACATCATCAGAATTACTCAGGTGCCGATTATCGGAGAGATTAGTCATGACGAAGGAAACGACAATATGGTGGTGGCCAATAGTTCCAGATCTGCCATATCAGAACAGTTCAGGGCATTGCGTACCAACCTTTCTTTCTTCTTCAAGAATAGCGACGAGAAAGTGATTTTATTAACCAGCAGCATGTCTGGTGAAGGGAAGTCATTTGTGGCTATCAACCTTGGTCAGATTTTAGCACTTACAGGTAAGAAAGTCCTGTTGATGGAACTGGATTTACGTAAGCCCGGTCTTTCTGCCAAGCTGGAGATCTCAAACCCGATCGGTTTTACCAATTATGTGACCACTCCGGAATTGACCAGTAATGATATTGTGAAGCCATTGAAAATTCAGGAAAACCTGTTTGTGGTGAGTTCAGGTCCAATTCCTCCAAACCCTGCAGAATTGCTACTGAGCGAAAGAACAAAAACGCTGATGCAGGAATTGAAGCAGCAATTTGACTATATCATCATTGATGCACCACCGGTAGGGATCGTAACCGATGCCCAGCTGCTGGCTTCCTACGCAGATGTTTGTCTGTATCTGGTGCGTCAGAATTATACGTTAAAACAGCAATTGAATATTGTGGATGACCTGTCCGGAAGCCAGAAAATGAAAGGTTTAAGTATTGTAGTCAACGACATCAAAGCAACCAAAGGTTATGGTTATGGATACAGCTATGGCAATTACGATGTGACTGGTAAAGAGTTAGGGTTTTTTAGCAAACTGTTTAAAAGAAATAAATAATTTCAAATGAAATCAGCAAATAAGGTGGTTGTCAACACGGGCATATTATACGCCAGGATGTTAATAACAATGGGGATTTCGTTGTATTCCACGAGGCTGGTCTTAAATGCGTTAGGTTCGGTTGATTATGGGGTCTTTAACCTCGTTGCCGGAGTGATTGCCATGTTGTCTTTTTTAAATACGGCAATGGCCACCTCTACGCAAAGGTTTCTCTCTTTCTTCCAGGGGAAAAATGATTTGAACATGCAAAAACGTGTTTTTACCAATAGCCTGCTCCTGCACATCGGGATTGGTATACTGATTGTCGTCGTGCTTGAAGTTTCCGGGTTCTTTCTCTTTAATGGTTTTCTGAATATTCCGGTGGATAGAATCGGGGTGGCGAGGCTAATCTATCATTTTATGTCGGTCACGGTATTTTTTACCATTGTTGCAGTTCCTTTTACGGGCTCCCTGGTGGCGCACGAAAATATGCTCTGGGTAGCGGTGGTGAATGTGGTGGAGACGCTGTTGAAATTGGCGATTGCTTATCTGTTATATGTAGTGGCCCAGGATAAATTATCTGTTTATGGCTTACTTACTGCCGGAATAAGTATCGCGAGCTTCTTGCTTTATGCGGTGTATTGCTTTGGTAAATATGAAGACTGTACGCTGGAAGGGCTTTTTTCTGTAGATAAAAAAATGATGAAAGAGCTGACCTCCTTTGCGGGATGGAACTTATTCGGTTCTTTATGTGCGCTGGGAAGGGCACAGGGTTTAGCCATTTTGCTGAATGTCTTTTTTGGAACCGTAGTCAATGCAGCTTATGCCATCGCGAATCAGGTGGCGGCACAGTTGAACTTCTTTTCTTTAACCCTTTTGCGGGCGATCAATCCACAGATCATGAAAAGTGAAGGTGCGGAAAATCGGGAAAAGATGCTCCGTCTTTCTATGATTGGAAGTAAGTTCGGATTCTTCCTGCTTGCTTTTGCTGCGGTTCCCTGCATTTTTGAGATGAAAGCAATCCTTCATTTGTGGTTAAATAATGTACCTGAATATACCGCATCTTTTTGTTCGTTAATGTTGTGTGCGACCTTGATCAATCAGCTGACGATAGGCTTGCAGTCGGCAGTACAGGCAACGGGAAAAGTAAAGGTTTACCAGGCGGTAGTGGGCTCTGTTTTATTGCTGGCATTACCACTGGCCTATCTGTTGTTAAAGTTGGGGTATCCCGTTTATACCGTGTTTATAGGCTATTGTTTTATTGAGGTGATCGCCTGCATCCTACGTCTGTTTTTTTTAAGAAATATAGCCGGATTGTCCATTTCCCTATATTTTTCTAATGTGATTTTTAAAGTGGTCATTCCGCTTTGTCTGCTGATCCTTACCTGTTATTTAAGTGTGACCTATGTTCATTTCGGATGGAGGTTCGTCTTTACAGGTATCACTGGTGTTTTTGTCTTTGTGACCAGCATTTACCTCTTTGGCTTATGTGATGATGAAAAAGAAATCATTCATAAAATAACGAATCAGTTGATTCATAAACTGAACCGAAAGAAACAATTTAATCACGTGTAGTCTGTACCAAGTATGAAAAGTATTCTAAAAAAGATCGTTCCGAAATCTGCTAAAAGATTTTATCGGTCGAAGCAAACCCAGTTGTCGATTATCAAAGATTTCGTCTATGATTACCGGAAATTTAACAGGGAGTCTGCGTCGTTTAAATTGAGGAGTAAAGAGATGATGCAGGCGTACATCATAAAAGAATACCACGCCATAGAAAAAGGGCTGGCCCTGCTGGAGCCGCGTCCGGGATTTGGTGCAGCGCGAATTTCCGCTCTGGCCGATGTGGTGGAAGACTACATTAACTGTTATGGGATAGATTCGGTTACCTCTATCACGGCCTTTACCCTGAGGGAGTATCTAAATTTTGATGAGCCTTATAGCCAGATTCCGGCAGACTTATCCTGGAAACTGGAAAAGTTGTTGGCCAGGTGTGACGAATCTGCTCAAGGTAAAACTGGAGGAACCAAGATTATCCCAAAAACAGACATCACCGAAACACTGAATTTTGATTACAGTAGTTTCTTTAAATCCAGACACAGTGTCCGGGATTTTTCGGAAGAACCGGTGGATACACAGCTGATTTTAAATGCGATTGATACCGCAAGATATACGCCGTCGGTATGTAACCGTCAGGCATGGAAGGTTTATGTGATAGAGCATTCTAATGTGGAGTTAAAGAAAAGACTCCTGAATGTGCAGAATGGAAACAGGGGCTTTGGCGAACACATTAGTTCATTGATCGTCATCACCGGAAAGCTGTCTTCGTTTTTTGCCTATGAGCGAAACCAGGTTTTTATTGATGGAGGAATGATGGCGATGTCGATCGTGCTGGCGCTCCATGCCGAAGGGCTGGGGGTATGCTGTCTGAATACAAGTTATGCAGTGAAGCAGTACGAAGCTTTTAAAGCATCGATGCAAATGGATAGCGACTGTGTTCCGATCATGTTTTTGGCAGTAGGACATCTGAAAGATGATTTCAAGGTGGCCATTTCTGAGCGGAAGCCTTTGGCTGATATTGTTGAAGTGAGGTAATAGGATATATATTTTAATTTTTAAGTGATGAGCAATTTAAAGCAGCAATTTAAGGGGTTATATGTTGAGTTTTTCTGGTCTGTGGCCTCTTTTTGTTCCCTTTTTATAAAAGCGAATAAGACGGCAAACAAAATTTTAGTGCTGCCTGCTGCGAACCTGAATGGTGGTTTTGGGGAAGACATTATGATCACCAGTTTCATGAACAATTTCGCAAATGGTACGCCGGTCTGCATCTTAAACGGATACAAGATCATTCGGGAAGATTATAA comes from the Pedobacter sp. FW305-3-2-15-E-R2A2 genome and includes:
- a CDS encoding CpsB/CapC family capsule biosynthesis tyrosine phosphatase, whose translation is MFSFFKKRAHVDHMEWLGVDMHSHLLPGIDDGATDTLQSVGFIKKLHELGFQKLLCTPHIFSELYPNTPDTIQAALDSTRLALKAAQVQVEIGAGAEYMINDTFKVSNDLVSLPKKHVLIEMSYLSEMPNIEQVIFNLQVKGYVVILAHPERYNFYFERHQRFHRFKEMGVLFQLNLLSVCGYYGKEVKKLSEYLLQKNYYDLAGTDLHHDKHLQVLTQEIQTGRLFNKIGHVDFKNKELFF
- a CDS encoding polysaccharide biosynthesis/export family protein; this encodes MIKLMLTKKYLNFLIIFSVFLLSSCSVTKKVPYFQDIDADGRSLFAKTGEFKELTIHSDDILSISIVTIDAATSMPVNQLASQSVTAAIQSANPAGLSSASGFLVDKNGEIDISVVGKVKVAGLTTYEARELIKTKASVVYRDPNVQVRYANFKVTVLGEVARPASYVLPNEKVSVLDALGMAGDLTIFGKRENILLIRDIDGKKEFARLDLNSSQVFNSPFYYLKQNDVIYVEPNKGKAASLNQARTQTFAVIGTALSVLIVLFSRL
- a CDS encoding polysaccharide biosynthesis tyrosine autokinase; its protein translation is MKNTISEYKTAHEDIEGLDLKQILSRILANWYWIALSVLVCLACANLYVRYKTPNYKISARVLVNDEKKGAGLSGGGDLLGDLGGLLGTKSTVDNEAEILKTRYLMEQVVKDMNLNITYYRKGTLKKVELYESPYQVKVVAGADTIKATDVEVSFLKNNQVAVSADGIDTLVALDRSFTIPFVGVVQIIKGTAVPVLEEKYAFNIMSVDSKVIALMDAITVEVKNKQVTIIDLSLTHAIPKKGEDILSKLIEKYVQANLTDKNEVADSTVKFIQNRLAYIGGELGGLEGNIQNFKQENNLADMTEQSKLLVQTTGQYVNDLGKIETQISILKSLQDYLKDEGKNKRVLPSSLIPADLVFNGAVEKYNSLTLERARRLIGVTEANPGIQLMDKEIANARADIESNISTTLDGFLITRNRINGQMKKAEGQVRNVPKVERNYLNLARQQQIKQELYIFLMQKSEETAISKTSNIANSKTIDPPKSEVKPFSPKRMVVYLFGMVAGLVIPLALMYVKDLLNDKIQTKEDIIRITQVPIIGEISHDEGNDNMVVANSSRSAISEQFRALRTNLSFFFKNSDEKVILLTSSMSGEGKSFVAINLGQILALTGKKVLLMELDLRKPGLSAKLEISNPIGFTNYVTTPELTSNDIVKPLKIQENLFVVSSGPIPPNPAELLLSERTKTLMQELKQQFDYIIIDAPPVGIVTDAQLLASYADVCLYLVRQNYTLKQQLNIVDDLSGSQKMKGLSIVVNDIKATKGYGYGYSYGNYDVTGKELGFFSKLFKRNK
- a CDS encoding MATE family efflux transporter, whose protein sequence is MKSANKVVVNTGILYARMLITMGISLYSTRLVLNALGSVDYGVFNLVAGVIAMLSFLNTAMATSTQRFLSFFQGKNDLNMQKRVFTNSLLLHIGIGILIVVVLEVSGFFLFNGFLNIPVDRIGVARLIYHFMSVTVFFTIVAVPFTGSLVAHENMLWVAVVNVVETLLKLAIAYLLYVVAQDKLSVYGLLTAGISIASFLLYAVYCFGKYEDCTLEGLFSVDKKMMKELTSFAGWNLFGSLCALGRAQGLAILLNVFFGTVVNAAYAIANQVAAQLNFFSLTLLRAINPQIMKSEGAENREKMLRLSMIGSKFGFFLLAFAAVPCIFEMKAILHLWLNNVPEYTASFCSLMLCATLINQLTIGLQSAVQATGKVKVYQAVVGSVLLLALPLAYLLLKLGYPVYTVFIGYCFIEVIACILRLFFLRNIAGLSISLYFSNVIFKVVIPLCLLILTCYLSVTYVHFGWRFVFTGITGVFVFVTSIYLFGLCDDEKEIIHKITNQLIHKLNRKKQFNHV
- a CDS encoding nitroreductase family protein, which codes for MKSILKKIVPKSAKRFYRSKQTQLSIIKDFVYDYRKFNRESASFKLRSKEMMQAYIIKEYHAIEKGLALLEPRPGFGAARISALADVVEDYINCYGIDSVTSITAFTLREYLNFDEPYSQIPADLSWKLEKLLARCDESAQGKTGGTKIIPKTDITETLNFDYSSFFKSRHSVRDFSEEPVDTQLILNAIDTARYTPSVCNRQAWKVYVIEHSNVELKKRLLNVQNGNRGFGEHISSLIVITGKLSSFFAYERNQVFIDGGMMAMSIVLALHAEGLGVCCLNTSYAVKQYEAFKASMQMDSDCVPIMFLAVGHLKDDFKVAISERKPLADIVEVR